The Azospirillum brasilense genome window below encodes:
- the rpsB gene encoding 30S ribosomal protein S2, which translates to MAIPSFTMRQLLEAGVHFGHHTRRWNPKMGPYIFGVRNGVHIIDLEQTVPALHRALQAVRDVVAGGGRVLFVGTKRQAQEKVAEAASKCGQYYVNHRWLGGMLTNWKTISQSIKRLREMEERLGGDTSGLTKREILELTRERDKLERALGGIKEMGGLPDVLFIIDTNKESIAVKEANKLGIPVIAVIDSNSDPDGVAFPIPGNDDALRAIDLYCELVNGAVLDGLQAEMSAAGIDVGSSEEAPAEQLPEAEAEEAAPAEQAQA; encoded by the coding sequence ATGGCTATTCCGTCTTTCACCATGCGCCAGCTGCTCGAAGCCGGCGTCCACTTCGGTCACCACACCCGTCGCTGGAACCCGAAGATGGGTCCGTACATCTTCGGCGTGCGCAACGGCGTGCACATCATCGACCTGGAGCAGACCGTCCCGGCTCTGCACCGCGCCCTGCAGGCCGTCCGTGACGTCGTCGCCGGCGGCGGCCGCGTCCTGTTCGTCGGCACCAAGCGCCAGGCCCAGGAGAAGGTGGCCGAGGCCGCGTCGAAGTGCGGCCAGTACTACGTCAACCACCGCTGGCTCGGCGGCATGCTGACCAACTGGAAGACCATCTCCCAGTCGATCAAGCGCCTGCGCGAGATGGAAGAGCGTCTGGGCGGCGACACCTCGGGCCTGACCAAGCGCGAAATCCTCGAGCTGACCCGCGAGCGCGACAAGCTGGAGCGCGCGCTGGGCGGCATCAAGGAGATGGGCGGCCTGCCGGACGTCCTCTTCATCATCGACACCAACAAGGAGTCGATCGCCGTCAAGGAAGCCAACAAGCTCGGCATCCCGGTCATCGCGGTGATCGACAGCAACTCCGATCCGGACGGCGTGGCCTTCCCGATCCCGGGCAACGACGACGCTCTGCGCGCCATCGACCTGTACTGCGAGCTGGTGAACGGCGCCGTGCTTGACGGTCTGCAGGCCGAGATGAGCGCCGCCGGCATCGACGTCGGCTCCAGCGAGGAGGCTCCGGCCGAGCAGCTGCCGGAAGCCGAAGCGGAAGAGGCCGCGCCGGCTGAGCAAGCCCAGGCCTGA
- the tsf gene encoding translation elongation factor Ts, producing MAEITAALVKELREKTGAGMMDCKKALAETQGDLEGAVDWLRKKGLAAAAKKSGRVAAEGLVAVATAGTAGAVVEVNAETDFVARNDKFQAFSLKAAELVLSGSGDVEGLKGTAYPDAGRTVQEELTNLIATIGENMNIRRSAKLSVPAGVVVSYVHSAIAPGLGKIGVLVALESTGDVAKLNELGKQVAMHIAAARPDALDIADVDTSALERERNVLAEQARASGKPENIVEKMLEGRIRKYYEEVVLLEQTYVIDGETKVRKVVENAAKDVGAPVKVTGFVRFALGEGIEKAESDFAAEVAAAAGQK from the coding sequence ATGGCCGAAATTACCGCCGCGCTCGTCAAGGAACTGCGCGAGAAGACCGGCGCGGGCATGATGGACTGCAAGAAGGCGCTGGCCGAGACCCAGGGCGACCTCGAGGGCGCCGTTGACTGGCTGCGCAAGAAGGGCCTCGCCGCCGCCGCCAAGAAGTCCGGCCGCGTCGCCGCCGAGGGTCTGGTCGCCGTCGCCACCGCCGGCACCGCGGGCGCCGTCGTCGAGGTGAACGCCGAGACCGACTTCGTCGCGCGCAACGATAAGTTCCAGGCCTTCTCCCTGAAGGCCGCCGAGCTGGTCCTGTCCGGTTCGGGCGACGTCGAGGGTCTGAAGGGCACCGCCTATCCGGACGCCGGCCGCACGGTTCAGGAAGAGCTGACCAACCTGATCGCCACCATCGGCGAGAACATGAACATCCGCCGCTCGGCCAAGCTGTCGGTTCCGGCGGGCGTCGTCGTGTCCTACGTCCACTCGGCCATCGCGCCGGGCCTCGGCAAGATCGGCGTTCTGGTCGCCCTGGAGTCGACCGGCGATGTCGCCAAGCTGAACGAGCTGGGCAAGCAGGTCGCGATGCACATCGCCGCCGCCCGTCCGGACGCCCTGGACATCGCCGACGTCGACACCTCCGCCCTGGAGCGTGAGCGCAACGTGCTCGCCGAGCAGGCCCGCGCCTCGGGCAAGCCGGAGAACATCGTCGAGAAGATGCTCGAAGGCCGCATCCGCAAGTACTACGAGGAAGTGGTGCTGCTGGAGCAGACCTACGTGATCGACGGCGAGACCAAGGTCCGCAAGGTGGTGGAGAACGCCGCCAAGGACGTCGGCGCCCCGGTCAAGGTGACGGGCTTCGTCCGCTTCGCGCTGGGCGAGGGCATCGAGAAGGCGGAGAGCGATTTCGCCGCCGAAGTCGCCGCCGCCGCAGGCCAGAAGTAA
- the pyrH gene encoding UMP kinase, with the protein MAQTTGTTEPADGIRFKRVLLKVSGEALMGQRDYGLDPEVVNRVANEVKAVIQLGVQVSLVIGGGNIFRGVKGAASGMERASADYIGMLATVMNALSMQSALERMGVATRVQSAIPMSSVCEPYIRRRAIRHMEKGRVVIFAAGTGNPFFTTDTAAALRASEMGCDALLKGTQVDGVYTADPKKVKDAERYERLGYLEVLANDLQVMDASAISLARESHIPILVFSIHTPGAFAEVMQGRGKFTIINEETE; encoded by the coding sequence ATGGCCCAGACCACCGGGACCACCGAGCCGGCTGACGGCATCCGCTTCAAACGAGTCCTGCTGAAGGTGTCGGGCGAGGCGTTGATGGGTCAGCGCGACTACGGCCTCGACCCGGAGGTGGTCAACCGCGTCGCCAACGAGGTGAAGGCGGTAATCCAGCTGGGCGTCCAGGTCAGCCTGGTCATCGGCGGGGGCAACATCTTCCGAGGCGTGAAGGGTGCGGCGAGCGGCATGGAGCGCGCCTCGGCCGATTACATCGGGATGCTCGCCACCGTCATGAACGCCCTGTCGATGCAGAGCGCTCTGGAGCGGATGGGCGTTGCGACCCGCGTGCAGTCGGCCATTCCCATGTCGTCGGTGTGCGAGCCCTACATCCGGCGCCGCGCCATCCGGCACATGGAGAAGGGCCGCGTGGTGATCTTCGCGGCCGGCACCGGCAACCCCTTCTTCACCACCGACACCGCCGCCGCTCTGCGCGCGTCGGAGATGGGCTGCGACGCTCTGCTGAAGGGCACGCAGGTGGACGGCGTCTACACCGCCGATCCGAAGAAGGTGAAGGACGCCGAGCGTTACGAGCGCCTGGGCTATCTGGAAGTCCTGGCGAACGATCTGCAGGTGATGGACGCTTCCGCGATCTCCTTGGCGCGTGAGAGCCACATCCCCATACTTGTGTTCTCGATCCACACCCCCGGCG